From the Primulina tabacum isolate GXHZ01 chromosome 15, ASM2559414v2, whole genome shotgun sequence genome, one window contains:
- the LOC142527675 gene encoding glutamate receptor 2.8-like isoform X2 gives MLGFLASFFLIFANILAEQEAWINSAVRSQLSSRAAPTAMLGAIVDCSTRVGKEEIVAMEMAIEDLYKQKEERFTLRVKCSGGDPMQAAQAARHLVKKNHAQAILGPNSWEESYAVAKISEQFNVPILSFSDCVPPWATEHWSFFIQASPSTTKQMTAAAAIIHSWGWRRVGIIYEDTKSAADDILKDLCGALQESDVQFSSLVPLPSFSPLGTLRVELENLKKGQCRVFLVHANLALAERLFKKAKEMKMIESGYVWIITDSISSLVHSMNASVISSMQGVVGVRRYFSEMTQDFHNFHERFTEVFRKKYPEEKNFEPGILALQAYDVTRTVGSAMNKGSYNGSQIIENIQKTDFLGLSGKILFVERKLAPIIRFQIVNVIGRSYRELGYWSDQLGFSPDADNTTGYNSSMEILGHVFWPGGPWTTPRGWDLPTISNPMRIGVPNGSLTNKFVNIEYDPSTGTRIFSGFSLQVFDRTAKNLKYSLPYEFIVFDGTSYTDLVKQVELKKFDAVVGDIAIISSRYDYVEFTHAHTESGLVMVVPVQSQFSRAWLFMKPFTKAMWLLTLSINIYNGFVIWTIEKNYCSELRRQTFLHRMGTLFWLAFATVFPLQGDKLHSNLSKMATVVWLFVALIITQSYTASLTSMLTVQHLKPVLDNIEKLKSENANVGCSMRSFVNRYLVEALNFKNGNIKNFTSTEAYADALRSGEIAAAFLEVPVAKLFVAKYCKSFVIAGPTYQAFPKGSMLLPDMNEALLNAFETGVLKDLEDSLLASEKCVETKSDNETASLSPQSFFVLFILTAGTSTLALAVYYFHTETKVEDSMAGHEGIWMLMLMVMKKWRERMRKFSRKVRDVECPRNSQEMDGT, from the exons CTTTACGAGTAAAATGCTCGGGTGGCGATCCAATGCAGGCTGCTCAAGCAG CGAGACACCTTGTGAAAAAGAACCATGCTCAAGCTATTCTGGGACCGAATTCATGGGAGGAATCATATGCCGTTGCAAAGATTAGCGAACAATTTAATGTTCCAATTCTTTCATTCTCAGATTGTGTGCCGCCTTGGGCCACCGAGCATTGGTCCTTCTTTATCCAAGCCTCTCCCAGCACCACCAAGCAGATGACGGCGGCGGCGGCCATAATTCACTCATGGGGTTGGCGACGGGTTGGCATCATATACGAGGACACGAAATCTGCCGCCGATGACATCCTCAAGGATCTGTGCGGAGCTTTGCAAGAGTCTGACGTCCAATTCAGCAGCCTTGTACCTCTTCCTTCTTTTTCCCCACTTGGAACTCTACGGGTCGAGCTCGAAAATCTGAAGAAAGGGCAATGCAGGGTGTTTTTAGTTCACGCTAATCTAGCACTGGCCGAACGTCTGTTTAAAAAGGCTAAAGAGATGAAGATGATTGAGAGTGGTTACGTTTGGATCATCACCGATTCGATATCAAGCTTAGTCCACTCGATGAATGCTTCTGTCATCTCAAGCATGCAAGGTGTGGTGGGAGTGAGGAGGTATTTCTCCGAAATGACACAGGATTTTCACAATTTTCACGAGCGATTTACCGAAGTTTTTCGAAAGAAGTATCCTGAGGAGAAGAATTTTGAGCCTGGAATCTTGGCCCTACAGGCTTATGATGTTACAAGAACAGTGGGATCAGCAATGAACAAAGGAAGCTACAATGGCTCTCAAATTAttgaaaatattcaaaaaacTGATTTTCTCGGATTGAGTGGAAAAATTCTGTTTGTAGAAAGAAAATTAGCTCCCATAATTCGGTTTCAGATCGTCAACGTGATTGGGAGGAGTTATCGGGAACTAGGGTACTGGTCCGACCAATTAGGCTTCTCTCCAGATGCTGATAACACAACTGGCTACAACTCCTCCATGGAAATTTTGGGACATGTTTTTTGGCCCGGAGGGCCTTGGACTACTCCAAGAGGGTGGGATCTTCCAACAATATCGAATCCGATGAGAATAGGCGTGCCCAATGGATCTCTTACAAACAAATTTGTCAATATCGAATACGATCCCTCCACAGGCACGAGAATATTCTCTGGATTTTCACTTCAAGTCTTCGATAGAACAGCAAAGAATTTGAAATATTCATTGCCTTACGAGTTCATTGTCTTCGATGGAACATCATACACTGATCTGGTGAAACAAGTAGAGTTAAAG AAATTCGATGCAGTTGTTGGTGACATTGCGATAATATCAAGTCGATACGATTATGTAGAATTCACTCATGCTCACACGGAGTCGGGACTGGTGATGGTAGTCCCAGTTCAATCCCAGTTCAGCCGAGCCTGGTTATTCATGAAGCCCTTTACGAAGGCCATGTGGCTTCTAACACTGTCCATAAATATTTACAATGGATTCGTCATATGGACCATTGAGAAAAATTACTGTTCTGAACTACGAAGGCAGACGTTTCTTCATCGGATGGGAACTCTATTCTGGTTGGCTTTCGCCACCGTGTTCCCATTACAAG GTGATAAGTTACATAGCAACTTGTCAAAAATGGCGACCGTCGTGTGGTTATTTGTAGCTCTAATAATCACTCAAAGCTATACGGCAAGTCTTACGAGCATGCTAACAGTGCAACATCTCAAACCAGTGCTAGACAACATCGAGAAATTAAAGAGCGAAAACGCGAATGTCGGATGCTCGATGAGATCTTTCGTGAATAGATATTTGGTGGAAGCGCTGAATTTCAAAAACGGAAACATCAAGAACTTCACTTCAACTGAGGCCTATGCTGATGCTTTACGGAGTGGTGAGATTGCAGCCGCCTTTCTTGAAGTCCCTGTGGCCAAACTCTTCGTGGCCAAGTATTGCAAAAGTTTTGTTATTGCTGGTCCTACTTACCAA GCATTTCCGAAAGGATCCATGCTACTTCCAGACATGAATGAAGCCTTGCTGAATGCATTTGAAACCGGGGTGCTAAAGGATTTAGAGGACAGCTTATTAGCCTCGGAGAAATGTGTGGAAACTAAATCCGACAACGAAACAGCAAGCCTGAGCCCTCAAAGCTTCTTCGTGCTGTTCATATTAACCGCAGGCACATCAACGCTTGCGCTTGCAGTGTACTATTTTCACACGGAAACGAAAGTTGAAGACTCCATGGCTGGTCATGAAGGGATTTGGATGCTCATGTTGATGGTTATGAAGAAATGGAGGGAAAGAATGAGGAAATTCTCAAGAAAAGTCCGTGATGTTGAATGTCCAAGAAATTCTCAAGAAATGGATGGAACATAG
- the LOC142527675 gene encoding glutamate receptor 2.8-like isoform X1, whose amino-acid sequence MLGFLASFFLIFANILAEQEAWINSAVRSQLSSRAAPTAMLGAIVDCSTRVGKEEIVAMEMAIEDLYKQKEERFTLRVKCSGGDPMQAAQAARHLVKKNHAQAILGPNSWEESYAVAKISEQFNVPILSFSDCVPPWATEHWSFFIQASPSTTKQMTAAAAIIHSWGWRRVGIIYEDTKSAADDILKDLCGALQESDVQFSSLVPLPSFSPLGTLRVELENLKKGQCRVFLVHANLALAERLFKKAKEMKMIESGYVWIITDSISSLVHSMNASVISSMQGVVGVRRYFSEMTQDFHNFHERFTEVFRKKYPEEKNFEPGILALQAYDVTRTVGSAMNKGSYNGSQIIENIQKTDFLGLSGKILFVERKLAPIIRFQIVNVIGRSYRELGYWSDQLGFSPDADNTTGYNSSMEILGHVFWPGGPWTTPRGWDLPTISNPMRIGVPNGSLTNKFVNIEYDPSTGTRIFSGFSLQVFDRTAKNLKYSLPYEFIVFDGTSYTDLVKQVELKKFDAVVGDIAIISSRYDYVEFTHAHTESGLVMVVPVQSQFSRAWLFMKPFTKAMWLLTLSINIYNGFVIWTIEKNYCSELRRQTFLHRMGTLFWLAFATVFPLQGDKLHSNLSKMATVVWLFVALIITQSYTASLTSMLTVQHLKPVLDNIEKLKSENANVGCSMRSFVNRYLVEALNFKNGNIKNFTSTEAYADALRSGEIAAAFLEVPVAKLFVAKYCKSFVIAGPTYQVGGYGFAFPKGSMLLPDMNEALLNAFETGVLKDLEDSLLASEKCVETKSDNETASLSPQSFFVLFILTAGTSTLALAVYYFHTETKVEDSMAGHEGIWMLMLMVMKKWRERMRKFSRKVRDVECPRNSQEMDGT is encoded by the exons CTTTACGAGTAAAATGCTCGGGTGGCGATCCAATGCAGGCTGCTCAAGCAG CGAGACACCTTGTGAAAAAGAACCATGCTCAAGCTATTCTGGGACCGAATTCATGGGAGGAATCATATGCCGTTGCAAAGATTAGCGAACAATTTAATGTTCCAATTCTTTCATTCTCAGATTGTGTGCCGCCTTGGGCCACCGAGCATTGGTCCTTCTTTATCCAAGCCTCTCCCAGCACCACCAAGCAGATGACGGCGGCGGCGGCCATAATTCACTCATGGGGTTGGCGACGGGTTGGCATCATATACGAGGACACGAAATCTGCCGCCGATGACATCCTCAAGGATCTGTGCGGAGCTTTGCAAGAGTCTGACGTCCAATTCAGCAGCCTTGTACCTCTTCCTTCTTTTTCCCCACTTGGAACTCTACGGGTCGAGCTCGAAAATCTGAAGAAAGGGCAATGCAGGGTGTTTTTAGTTCACGCTAATCTAGCACTGGCCGAACGTCTGTTTAAAAAGGCTAAAGAGATGAAGATGATTGAGAGTGGTTACGTTTGGATCATCACCGATTCGATATCAAGCTTAGTCCACTCGATGAATGCTTCTGTCATCTCAAGCATGCAAGGTGTGGTGGGAGTGAGGAGGTATTTCTCCGAAATGACACAGGATTTTCACAATTTTCACGAGCGATTTACCGAAGTTTTTCGAAAGAAGTATCCTGAGGAGAAGAATTTTGAGCCTGGAATCTTGGCCCTACAGGCTTATGATGTTACAAGAACAGTGGGATCAGCAATGAACAAAGGAAGCTACAATGGCTCTCAAATTAttgaaaatattcaaaaaacTGATTTTCTCGGATTGAGTGGAAAAATTCTGTTTGTAGAAAGAAAATTAGCTCCCATAATTCGGTTTCAGATCGTCAACGTGATTGGGAGGAGTTATCGGGAACTAGGGTACTGGTCCGACCAATTAGGCTTCTCTCCAGATGCTGATAACACAACTGGCTACAACTCCTCCATGGAAATTTTGGGACATGTTTTTTGGCCCGGAGGGCCTTGGACTACTCCAAGAGGGTGGGATCTTCCAACAATATCGAATCCGATGAGAATAGGCGTGCCCAATGGATCTCTTACAAACAAATTTGTCAATATCGAATACGATCCCTCCACAGGCACGAGAATATTCTCTGGATTTTCACTTCAAGTCTTCGATAGAACAGCAAAGAATTTGAAATATTCATTGCCTTACGAGTTCATTGTCTTCGATGGAACATCATACACTGATCTGGTGAAACAAGTAGAGTTAAAG AAATTCGATGCAGTTGTTGGTGACATTGCGATAATATCAAGTCGATACGATTATGTAGAATTCACTCATGCTCACACGGAGTCGGGACTGGTGATGGTAGTCCCAGTTCAATCCCAGTTCAGCCGAGCCTGGTTATTCATGAAGCCCTTTACGAAGGCCATGTGGCTTCTAACACTGTCCATAAATATTTACAATGGATTCGTCATATGGACCATTGAGAAAAATTACTGTTCTGAACTACGAAGGCAGACGTTTCTTCATCGGATGGGAACTCTATTCTGGTTGGCTTTCGCCACCGTGTTCCCATTACAAG GTGATAAGTTACATAGCAACTTGTCAAAAATGGCGACCGTCGTGTGGTTATTTGTAGCTCTAATAATCACTCAAAGCTATACGGCAAGTCTTACGAGCATGCTAACAGTGCAACATCTCAAACCAGTGCTAGACAACATCGAGAAATTAAAGAGCGAAAACGCGAATGTCGGATGCTCGATGAGATCTTTCGTGAATAGATATTTGGTGGAAGCGCTGAATTTCAAAAACGGAAACATCAAGAACTTCACTTCAACTGAGGCCTATGCTGATGCTTTACGGAGTGGTGAGATTGCAGCCGCCTTTCTTGAAGTCCCTGTGGCCAAACTCTTCGTGGCCAAGTATTGCAAAAGTTTTGTTATTGCTGGTCCTACTTACCAAGTTGGGGGATATGGATTT GCATTTCCGAAAGGATCCATGCTACTTCCAGACATGAATGAAGCCTTGCTGAATGCATTTGAAACCGGGGTGCTAAAGGATTTAGAGGACAGCTTATTAGCCTCGGAGAAATGTGTGGAAACTAAATCCGACAACGAAACAGCAAGCCTGAGCCCTCAAAGCTTCTTCGTGCTGTTCATATTAACCGCAGGCACATCAACGCTTGCGCTTGCAGTGTACTATTTTCACACGGAAACGAAAGTTGAAGACTCCATGGCTGGTCATGAAGGGATTTGGATGCTCATGTTGATGGTTATGAAGAAATGGAGGGAAAGAATGAGGAAATTCTCAAGAAAAGTCCGTGATGTTGAATGTCCAAGAAATTCTCAAGAAATGGATGGAACATAG